The following nucleotide sequence is from Tribolium castaneum strain GA2 chromosome 5, icTriCast1.1, whole genome shotgun sequence.
CGGCTGTAGACGTAGCCCGATCCCTGAATATCCCCGTCGTAATGGGAATCCTGTCCTGTTGGACCCTCCAAAAGCTCGCAAAACGAATCGGAATGAAAGTAAAATTATGCAAAGtcaggcaaccaacaatacaatcTTGTAGACCGTTTTTGAGATTGATTACGTGGGCTGGCGGGACAGATTCAACGAGATGATTTTCGACGATCCCGGAATTGGGAATTACACGTGTGCCGTAATGGCGGGGCCGGTGCCGCCGCCCCCGGAGGTGGAACCGCCTCCGAAGGTGGACGAAGTCGAGGAGAAGCTCACGCGGGAGGAGAAACGCAAAGCCAAGGAAAAGAAGAAGAGGAAGCAAGGGACGAAATGAAAGATTTTGTCACAGTTCATCTTTTATTTCCTGTGTTTTTGCATGAATTGGTAAAGAACGCCAAAATTCGGCGCGTGATTTGAACAGTCCTTGTCTCATTTCCAGGCTGTCCAGGTTGATGTTGTAGTATTCCATGTCTTTAGATATGACAGGAGTCCACTTATTTGGGATGTCTTCGTTGGTAACTGGAGTTGGATCGccgaattttgcaaaattggtCCAAAGTGTGGTCATGATTTTGGCCATTTTTTTGTCGTCCGGACTTGGGGGCTTGTCTGGGAAAAGCCCATCACCTATGGGGAATAGGTACTGAAGTTCGTCCGCGTGACACACTCCATAGTCCTTTTCCTTGTCTCCGAAAATTTCGGTAAAACTGGCAACGCCACGATggccaaataaataataatagaccgGCTTTTTGCCATATTTGAGGTAGTACCGAATGGCCTCGTCGGCACCGTTCAGGAACCAGCCATCAGTGTACATCTAAAaccaaatttggaaaattcacaaaagattttttaaatatccttaaaacattaaagtcactacaATGAACTATTGGAAAAATGTTTAGTATGTAATATTAGGTTGGTAGTATTCCCGCGCTTGTAATCCTCCGCTGATTTTGACACCTGTCATTTTGTGGTCCTATCAAATTCGAATTAAAAAGGTGTTGTGTTAACGATGTTTAACACTACTTTAAAAGTGTTAATCGTTTTAAGTTTGTCTGTCAGTGAATATTTATAGGTGTTTGTGGATTTTGAAGGAATTACTGAAGTTTGCTGCCGAACTACTTTTTGCGCGGAGTTtcagtaatttgttttttttttaatttttcgtctATACTTACATCCACAACATCAAAGCGCGAACTTTCGGTAATTTTCGACGCCCCAAAGTaaaatttgcgaattttgtTGGTCACTTCCTTAGCCCTACTACTTGTCTCGTCGTAAAGTAGCGAAATGGGCACAACTTCATTGAACTTGTCGTCAAGTTCGTCAATTAAATACGGGTTACCAAAAATACCAGCGGCGCGAAGCGCCCCATCGTTGGTATTCAACCCCACGATCCATGGTACTTGACTGAAAGTACCTTTTTTCATGGTCTCGCTGGGGTGTTCGACTAGGAAGGCACCTTCAGTGGCGGGTTCAATGGTCGGTTTGAAGGGAATCATGGGATCAGTGTCCCATTTCTAAAATTTggttgtaataattttatggTTTAGATTTATGGCACAgtaccataaaaatttggtctTTGGCGACTAGATCATAGACAGGAATGTGCCTCAAACACTCGACTAAAGCCTCACTTGAACCGGTATCGCACCCAAATTCCTCAGCCAACATTTTGGCATGTTTGGCCCCTTGATTTTCGGGTGCCACGGCCCAGAGACAGTGCGCGGTGCCGCTCTGTGAGATTGCCGTGTGGAAAAGCcctacgattttttttacaagggCGTAAAAATTCACTTACTAACCTTTGCTGAGAGGGGACACCATGTGCAGCTGGACGCTGGCACCGCCTGCCGATTCGCCAAAAATAGTGATTTTTGAGGCATCGCCCCCGAATTCCCCGATGTTGTCTTTGACCCACCTCAGGGCCAGGTTCTGGTCCTTCATGCCGTTGTTTCCGGGACAGACGGAGTCCCCAGTGCTTAGGAATCCCAGCGCTCCTGGAACTTTGATTAGAGCGGGACAAAAAGGGCGAAAAATCACCTAATCTGTAATTGGGGACAACAAGGACAACGTCACGGTCAAGGAGAATTTCGGGGCCGTACCACATGGAGTTGCCGCCGCCACAAAGCCAACCGCCCCCGTGGAAGAACACCATGACAGGTAGAGGGGTGGCAGATTGACCCACCTTGCAAGCATTTTTTAAAGCATTTCAAATGCTAGATTAAGTCATAACTATTATTAAATCAGGTCAGGTCGAATTACTCAAACCGATTGCTTTACATTATTACAATCACTTTTTCCCATTTCGAATCAAAAGTGTAAATTGGacaaattgtttttacataaaaagtGACGGTTCTATAAGGTTTTGACGACTTTCCATATGAAGTAACATTGTAACGCTACAATATAAATCATTCATGAACGACACTTAACAATTTAATCGCATTACGGAATAAAAATCTCATTCATGCTCCATTTAAATGTTGGTTAATCGTAATTTGCTAGACGTGgcatttttctaattaagtgATTGTAAGGAATTCCTCGGGTTTGTATGAATTATCGGGgaattaaaacaacattattttaatttattcatagGCGATATGGAGCGGCTTCTTGACTTATTTAAGTAATTTGGCACAAAAAATCGAACCAACTAGCCGGTTTTATTACGCAATAGGTAAAGTATTGCAAATTCATACAACAAAGCGGAAACAAAGGCCtgaatataatgaaaaaacaaagtgaaGTTTGAactgaaataaatttgaataactAATAAAAGTCAGTTATTGTAGAATTGTTCggttacaaaaacaaaactttcataattttgtctaaattaggtgtgaaattattgtttttcaatACATTTGTGTTTACTCAAGCGATTTAAAcactttgaaaattaaatttatggaCACGTCTGTTAATTCGATAATTACGGGTTATAAGCACGACCGCTTGAGTCAATTAGCCTTCTCGTTGCGTGACAATTAACCGGaggataattttttgtttccccCAATTTCATTAGagcttatttattaatagtgaaaaataagacaaaaaataGGCTCTTGCTATTTAATTTGCAcgttttctaaataaatgttgacataatagttatttatatgAGACTTCATTGAAGTCAAATAGTTACCTAAACTTCAGATAATATGAAGACTGCAAACATAAGAACCGATTCATttacatttgttaaataaaatctgGTGCCACACTTTCCCAAGAAATATAGATAATTGAAATGTTCAATAGGTACCTAcccaatattttaaaacaaaaattataaataatatgaattttataTTGCGGTCTTTGGTTGcccaaaaatcgaaaatatgAGAAAATGCTTGAACTTTTTCAAATCGCATTGTAGAATTAAATCTGCATAAAtgtgtttcaataaattacgTCAATCAATAAacgttgaattttattttatttctacctattattttatatttttatttaaatttgaatgataaaattttaatttatgtggAAAATAAGCTTGGAACACTATTTATTGTACGTTATCTGTTTCATTGAGCGATTAAATGCAAAAGTAGGTAGTGAACACACATCACTAATACTTAGTTTTTGATAAGAAGATAAgaatttacaaacattttaaataatttttacataaataaaaagccAGCGTATTTTCTGTTACAGATATTAAAAACCACACAGCAACTCAAGGCTGTATCAAAAGTCGATCATATCTGTATTCTAATAAACTAGCTAATGcgtcaaattaaaaatgtattcatTTTTCACAGCATgaattgcattaaaataattacttctGAAAAATGAATTGATGCAACATTTGGGTAATTTTCCGTAATTCCGAGTCAAAACAAcgtaaaatttccaaataCCTGTGGCGTATAAACATTGAGGTAGAGGCAGTCCTCGTCCCCCTCAATCAGCGTGGCCCTCCTGTAGATATCCCTCTGTGGGCACACGTTGTGCCTGGAGGTGGCCTCCTTGACCCCATCCCACTTATCCCCAGGGACCGGCGCCTGCCGAAAATTCAAACCCGTTCTCCTTGAATACACGTCCACGTGTGCCACAAATTTACCTTAAATCTGAGGGCCCCCAAGGGCGGCTTGGCGAAGGGAATGCCCTCGAAGGCGCTGAAGGTGCGGTTGCCTTTCGTCGTCTGGTACTTCCCCCGGAGCCGGCCCTGGGTGGTGTCGGCCTCGGGCGCCCCCGACGCCAGCGTCACCAAGAGGCACAACCAGACTATAGTCAACATTTGTCTTCCGATGAGACGACAAGACTCTTAACCGGCCAGCAGGCGCTTTAAGGTGATAGGTGTGAGGTGGGGACGTTTCGTAATTAACGACTATTTGAATAAATGTGGTGTGGAGTAGCCCTGGCTCTAATGAGACCGTTTGAGGCGGCCTCGGGGATTTTACGCCTGATTACGGTTGAGAAACAgcgattttgatttttctataCGGTTCAATAACATTGCGCTAACTACCAGTTCGAGAGTaattaatacaaataactGAGTGAATTGTTGTGATTGCTTGACGGTTTCGGAAGCAAATTAAATGTAGTTAAAGTGTAGTTGTAAAACGAGATAATTTAATCAGACCAATCAAGATAAACAGTTAACAATGAGAAATAATTAAGACTTAAGTACTAGTTCTTAGGATCCatttagttttcgagtaaaACCAGTTTTCCACGAAGTgtccaaattttaattgctaATTTTGTGCcaatcgaataaaattttattttcttgtagCATGTTAACGAAATTGCTGTCAAGTAgctaattattacaaatttattcttCATTCAACCAGTGATGATGCTTACTAGTTGTAAATTATCTTAATCTTAATGTTTAATTCAAGACATGCCagtattaagtttttaactgtAATTTCAGTGATGATAATAATCAATGGCATTAGCATAACTGctcagttttaaattaaatttaaacacctgtttattaatttattattggtCACAATCATATGATGTCtcgaaaaagtttattaaataaaaaaatgtacaagaAACTCAGCTACAATGTGCTGTATGACAATTATGCATgcatatttaatttatattaaatagtaggagtattaattaaaataattagtcaGTATTTCTCagtgaaatagttattttgtCGGGTGGCcatattttcaaattgttagatattataGGCAGCCAgtaaaacaccaaaaaaaatctgacaaTTAGGCAtagaatattattttatacgaTTTTGTTTGTTGATTCAGTTCCTTGTCTTTACTGACTATTGAGCTTTGATAAAGATAACcagtttccaaaaaaaacctatttttttgacaacatAGTCAACGTAATTTCCAGAAAATATTGcaatttgttgtttattttttatggatAGTTTATCAAATCCATAACTTTATCGGACAGAAATCTTCCGTTTCGCAAACACGGCTATAAGCCGAACggatattacaaaaataaaacaacgtaCTGCtgaataaaaactttatttccaAACGTAATATTACACAGTTACGAAACGAGACAAGTCTCCGAATCATTCTCAAGATCACTCAGCTGCCCCCGTTTCAGCACCGAATTGACCACAGCCCTCGCCAAATACCCCGTCGACTGTATATAAGGCACTTCCATCAACTTCTTAACCCCATCACTGTGCAAGCCATGATCCTGTAACATATCCTTGACTCCACACATACCACCATTTCCAGTCCACATCCTCCAAACCTACCTTAACATACATTTCCGCCGCATCATTGACCAACTGCTCCAAATCCAACGCCTGACTGAAAAACAACTCGGGATTCCGCCCCAAAATCGTCGAAACAATACTCAACAACTCCACCACCAACTGTCTATATTCCGGCCGGTGGATACAATTCAACATCTCCTCAACAAGAAGCGAAAAAGTCAACTCACACTTTGCCAAATTCGACATTGTGGGTTGCTGGGGCAGGACCGTACCCGAAACTTTGATCCCTTGGGGCGTCCGGGCCATCACGTCCCACACCTGGTGGTAGAAAAAAGTGGGCACCCGGCAGAGACACCCCTCTAGTTGGCGTTTTTGAAACGGAGTCAATCTAGCAACAAGGGgctataaaacaaaaaagcaaacaCCAACTCACTTTTCTTTTGCCCCCCATTCTTTAATCGACAAGACTTTGTACAACAATTGGCGCACTTCGTAAGGACTATGATCTTCAAGTTTTTTCTTATCACCAAATATCTCTGAAAGGGCGatttcaaactaaaaaaattaatgacaaaATTGCAAACTACCCAAATAACACTTGATGGCTTCCAAGACCCAGCCCACTCGAATTTTGAGAATTCCTTTAAACAGATCAGGGTTTGTTGCGATCAAACGCCCACAATAAAGAATGATTTCTTGTTGGAGAACTGCACCAATGACATCGTACGGCTGGATTGTGTTATAGACCACGTGCTGTATTTCGGCTGGCGTCATTGGTttatcgaaaacagtttctttcTGACCGATCACGCCCACAGTTAGCTACAATATTACTTTTACAAGACGAACAACtactcaattaatttacttgTTTTCCGTGGACTAAAACAGCCGTAATGAACGGACTTATCGAGTCGACATTGTGCGACAAAAGACTGCTAGTGTAGCGCACGGCAGCCCAATGTCTCAAACAGCCAGCTTGATGATAAATACTGTGCAAATGTTCGGCCACAGTATGATCAAAAACCTTAAAATCCCCCCCTTCACGCTTCAACAAAATACCGAAAAGTTGGCACTTTGCGTACAAACTTTCCGACTGTTTAATCGTTTCGACTATCTCAAGAgttgtatttttcttaaaatgcTAAACAACCAATCAAAACGAGCCAAATGTCACAAACCGACTCACCAAAAAATCTTTAAGTTCGTCATGGTAGTTAAGAACACGTGGTACATCAGTCAAACTTTGATAACCGATATAGTCATGTTGCAATTGTTTAAACTGGGCGTATGTGTCAACAGGCTGGTCCAAAACATTCATAAAATCCAAATGTTCTGTAAGTAATTAAATTGCAAGAAAATGGTTTGTGTGCGTGCCCAATTATTACCAACACAAGAactcgaaattaaattttgaagccggCCTACTCTGACTTTAACACCATCACAATACCCTTTTTTGAGCATGGCAAGTAAGTCGAGCATTTTCTTGAATTGTGGGTCCCGCATATGTTCCTCACGTATCAAAAGACACACAGTTGGCCGCCCTGATAACCGCCAATACTTGCCAACGAATTGCAACTCAGTCTTAATATCGTCAATCAGCAACTCCATATCTCTGTACAAGTAAAAATCCGACACTTCAAATATGAGAGGGTAACAAAGGACGGTCGCCCCGCACACTCGATAAACCTAAAGATTGACATACAACCGGTTCGGTTATAACCGCAAAGCCTACTTTGCTGGTGCCCAAACTCCCGATAGGTCTAAGCGGACGTCCTTGCAACTTCAACTTGTGATTGACACCGAGATTTTCGTAAACTTTAACTAACTGAGTCGACGACCAGATTTGAACAGGCTCTACTTCATGTGGTGTTTGGGTCTGGATACCGTAGGTGGCCATCATGGCTTGCAGACGCATCGATTCGGCAATTAAAACAATCTGGACCACCAAATCGGTTGCAGTGCCCTGTGATTGCAAAAAACAATTGGCATGCAAATATCACGGACGGGACAATGATAAGGTGGACAAGTGTGAGTAAAATTTGacagttaacaaaaaaacaattaaattacttaCAACGGACGGTTTCGCCTGGAAACacagaacaaaaaattaataaaactcgTGTTAGAAAAGTGTGCGTGTGAGTGAGTGGGggttgaaaaaattacttacaaCAGAGAATTTTGCCTGAAAGCAAATGAGTAATTATAACCAGCCCTGGTCAAATTAAGTGtgtgtgtaaaaaaattgattggttACCTGAAAAGCAGAGTAGCGGCCCCCTTTACGTGGCCGGTTGTACGAAGGGAGGTAGCGTCTGATTGGGTCAAGTTCATTGATGTGGAGAAGTCCAGCGGTTAAAAGTTGGGCCAAAATGAACATTGATTGGTTCCAGAGGAAAAGACCGCCCTCGGTGGAGGCGGTGCGAGGAATGGCGTTGGGGGCGGAGCGTTCGGCTCCAATATTCTCAGCCGAGACGTAATAATATTGGGGAATTACCGGGTctagaattttaattatagcTCAACctgatttaataataatcgaTATTTTACCGCCGTTTTGGTCGAGGTAAATTCGTTGTTTTAGCAAGTCTTGATATTCGGAAATTTGGTCGGGCAATGATTTAAAAACCCCATCAATTATCATAAAGATGTAAAATAGGGGCCATTCGCATTCGATGTTTTCGAAATGTTTGATTTCACCTTTCTCGTAATAGCGCCGTTTTTTGTCCTCAACATGCGTCTTGTAACCGTCGCGAATGAAGCGTTTAAACCCATACTTGCCTTTTAAATGACTAACaatattgttttttgcctCGTTGTACAATAAATCTTCATGGGTTGAAAAAGCCGGAAATGAGATTGTAGGTAAGAGAGCCGAATCGACTTCCTACAAACACATTTAATGCGACTGAAAAAAGGCGGGACGTATTACTTTAGAGCTCGACTCTCGCGGAAGTAGTGTCTCAAAAATGCTCCGGTTACGATTGTGAGCATCGATATCAACGTAGACGACGCTCCAGGAAGCCCCTTTTTCCCCAAATAAATTACACCCGTTGATAGCCTCCAAGGCCGATTTGGCCAAACCAATTGAACTAGCGTGGATTTCAGGAGTACCATCATTATATTTACTTCCACGTTCCCACATGCCGTAATCAGGGGTCCGATAAGCCCTCTCGACGTAATAGACCAAGTTTTGCACAAACGCCACCTCATCCTAACACAAAATATTAGCGCCTAGCAGCAGCAAAGTGcgtttaatttcttttctgTTCTCAACTGCTTgtctttgtattttatttcgcaaattagttattaatttgactaaTGAACGCAATTTTTTATGTCATAAGTATAACTGGTTGCATATTATTGGggtaaaattatgtttaaacaCGTTGtttctaatatttataattattattacggTTCCTTTCCATattagacaaaatttaaaaatgttcaaacGCAAACAAACCGACCTTGTGTTAAAATTTGGGACAAGATTACAGAATTTTAGAGCATCCCCAGTATgttcaaaaaatctaaaccTCTGGCGTTACATTCAATTTACCTGAGTGTAAATAATCTGGAGGCCTGAGGCAATCATTTGCACTAAAAACAGCAAATAAATGGAAACGGCATCAATTTGAAGGTGGTTGTACGACTCGTCCGTGTAGACTTCGTTTCCTGTCGTTAGGTGAAACTTTACATGAAGAGCATGAACGTTGCATTGgtttttcttgaataattcGATTCTGGAGGCTTGTTTGATCCAACATTCGAGAATGCCTCGCATGCATTTGACTGCTGATTGTCCCAATTCGTACGATTTGCCCCTGTCATCGTCAATTCGACGGTAGGCTTGATACAGCCCCCATACGGCGGCCGCGCAATAAACACTCTCGCGAACGCTCCCGATTTTAGTATCACTAGATAAAACGGGGAAAAGCCCCGTTATGGGGCTCTGATACAGCAAAAGTTGGCGTTTGactgtaaaaaattgcttatttgGGGTTGTACTAAGCGCTGGAGGGTACCCATGCCATAGTAGATGTCCAGCTGGCGGACGGTGTCCTCATAGTTTGACACTTTGAGGAATTGCTCGTAATTTATATTGTCTTCGAGGAGGCTGCCTCTGCGAGGAAGGTGGCTAATAAAATCGGAAAATAATACCAGAGTGTAAATACAGTTACCAGTTACCTTTTTTCACCGGTCAttttaaaatgtgttatttttgcatctTGTAATTAAAAGTTAGGTAACAATGTCACGACAAGGGCATAAAAAAGGTAAGGTTATGGGTTATGTTTTTGTTTGGTCTTTGGTTGTCAGAAACGTCAATATACCGGGTGATTCACCGAAATGTTATGTCTGTGTCTTTCGGTTCTGAAAATTTGGGGCGCAAACGGTGAGTGTGATAATtacgttttgaaaaaattgttcgcCTGAAACATGTGTTTGTCCCACGATAcatactttttgtaattttctttaaattactttttgcgttttgtggCAGGGAGGGGAAGGACGTGAAgagtaaaaaaagtttaaaataaaaatggtttATTTAAACGTACAGAATATATTCAATGAATTTGTTTAACTACAATCATTTTCTATTACAtatgtacaaaattttcagtaaaatgCTAAAATACGCAAAACTGCTACATGAATTTTGATTGGCAACACAAAGTGATTGAACATTTATTGAGCAAAACGTCTGATAAAATATAGCGATAATGTACAAAAAGTTGAACTAATGCATCTTAAAAAAAGTCAAcggattaatttaataataataaattagaaaataaataaatatcagTTAGCAGCATCACCAACACTTGTTAATTCCGAACTCTGAACTTGCAAAATCACTGTTTCACTATCATCTGTCACGACATCAGCGCTTGAAAATTGTTCTTCGTTTGTTTTTGTACTGTCACTTTTCATTTCCACAACTTCACCTTCAGCTAAAACGAAACAATTAGGAAAGAAATCCCCAAATCCAGCTAATCACTTAcgcagaataaaaaaatcgcccTTTTCACTCGACGTAACTTGTTCCTCCTCTTCAACTTGCTCCACTTGTTCCTCAGCCACATGATTATTCGGAATTCTAAACTCCTCAATTTGCGTATCAAAATCGTCAGTTGTAACACCAGACGCCTTCAAAATATCGCCCAAAACCGACGATTTCCCATTTTCTTTACTCACACTGGGCGGCGCCTCTGTCACCACTGCGGGCGTCGTGGTTTTGGGGGCCACTGTATTCACGATGTACAATGGGGGCGAGGAGGTGCTCGTTGTTGTCTTCCCCACTATTTTACCCCCAATTGGCAACACTTTAATCCCCCCTTTTGAATTAAGCAACGAGAGCGGAATCACTTTCTTAGTCGTCGGATTTGTTTTAACAGTCACAACTTTATGTTTCAACGAATTGATATTATTGGCGGCAGTGACGAGCTGTGGGCTACTTGTCGTGACAATCTTAaacttttcgaaatttttcacAGAGATATTTTTAACCAACGGTATCGACAAAGTCTTTTGTAGAATACTAGAGGTATGAATCGTTTGAGCGTTCGACACAACGATTAGTTTCTGTCCCAGGGGAGTCCCCGGTTTAGTGATGGTCTTTTTTGGGCACAATTTCACGTCACTAGTGCCTGCTGTTGTGATTTGTTTGAAAGTTAAACTCTGGGTGGGTTTAGTTGGAGTGAAGAGTTTAGCACGAGGTGCTTGATTCTCATTGGAACAACTTGGGGCGTCAGATTTTTGGGGGTAATTATTTATCTCGTTTTGAATCTGCTCGATTGTTTCTTCGCCACTTGGGGGCAACACTACTTTGGGGCCGTTTGACGACTGCATAATCGGATTAAATGGGATTTTTGACTGCGGCTTCAGCTTCATCTGTTCTTTCAGTATTGCCCCTTTCGTCCGTTGCctacacaaaaattaattctaaaataaaaacttcaaAAGACAGTAGATTGGAAGACGAATAGAAACAAATAGAAtgattttaaactaatttaaatccaaccaattcactaataactttgataaaaaacaagaaaacttttatggaaaaaattctAGCCGGAAACAACGATTTATGTTATTTTGTCtgtatttttcatttcaataATTTGTACGCGTTTCGTAACCTAATCTTTAGCTATcggtcaaattaaaaaaaagaatcgaCCTGTATATTTGTTGAGTCCGACTCATCTTCGGGGGGCCTAGGAGGTGCTGCGCGAGACTGCTATTTTCCGTACAAATGGGTAGTTTCCGCTTCTTGCTGTCTTCAATTTTGGGTGTTTCTGGGACTCGGAACTGCGCCCCCTTGCTCGTTTCTGGCGCCGTTGGCACGGGGGGCTGCATTGGGGGCCGTTTTCGCTCGGTGGCGGCAGGATAGGGCAGTTGTTTGTTGGTCTGGTTGGCGTTTTCGGCCGCCTCATCGGCGATGGCGGAGTAGGCGGTCTGGGGGGCCATTCTGGGTAGCAGCGGCACGGACCTGCGCCCCTCTTGCGCCCAATCTTCCAGCGATTCAGTCAAGCCTGTAACACTAACAGCGCCCCTTGAACCCGGATTTGGTCAAGGGGGTTGTCGGACTTACTGATATGCGATCGTGTTGAGTTTTTCGTCGTTGACGGCTCTCCGAATTTCGGCTTTGTGGCGGTCCTGTGGGATATTAAGCACCTGGCTGGTGTCCTTCAGGAGTTTGCGTTTGTCGGGGTTAAGGGGGCCTTGGGCTCGCAGCGCCGACACGAGATGGGCATAGGCTTCCAGTTCTGGAAATGTCGGACAGGTTGGAGGGACTGGTGCGATTTACGTAAATACCTAAATTCCGCAAACTTTGCATGGATTCTTCTTTTGTCATATCCAACAGCACGGGCCACATTGTTGCTTGCTCAAATCAAAGGCATATTTAACAATACCCAGTGGAAAATAgacgaaaaaaatcaatttttacagtaatgacagcgtcttattttttgtggttATGTTCACTAGCGACTCTTTTTGCGCAAGGGTTGTCTCGCCTGTACCAGAATTTTCACATCATTTGAAGTGATTTCCAAAATTGCTAAATGCCGTCGCTGAGTTTTCcctattttccaaatttattgtttttattttggaaaaattctttGCGAAAGTTTGACAACCTGATCGAGGAACGGCGCCAACTTTACGTTTTTAAATTGGAGCAGAGTTGCCACACTTGAACTAATCCGACATTGCCAATAACAAATACACAAATAAAACTACATTTTCTCgtttaatacttttattatcaTCGTGAAGTTCAActcaaattcaattaaaccatAATTGACAagtaattaaagtttttcacgTATTGCTGAAGGATTTCTATAACACAATCCTCCTGACTTGTGCAGATAAGTTTGTTCaactttttacttttcttttgcTTTCCCCAACTTATTAAACGTAAGAGAACCCACagctttatttataaaaatacaaacacaaaagaaaaataaaaagtaacatatttttaaatcgaaaGTGCTTtacgtattaattttaatttatttcattttgaatGGTGTAATGTAAAATTACAGTACATACAACTTATAAAAAGTCGGAATGAATTTAGTTGGCTTTGTGGAAGTCACTTCATAATcattaacacaaaacaaatttcgtCCGACTCGCCTTCTCCCTGTAAAAAACGTAAACTTAATTATAATACtgcatatttttgaaaaaaactctgATAGGAACGAGACTAGCGAGTATCCACCCCAGGCACA
It contains:
- the LOC100142267 gene encoding probable phosphorylase b kinase regulatory subunit beta isoform X4 — its product is MTGEKSHLPRRGSLLEDNINYEQFLKVSNYEDTVRQLDIYYGMVKRQLLLYQSPITGLFPVLSSDTKIGSVRESVYCAAAVWGLYQAYRRIDDDRGKSYELGQSAVKCMRGILECWIKQASRIELFKKNQCNVHALHVKFHLTTGNEVYTDESYNHLQIDAVSIYLLFLVQMIASGLQIIYTQDEVAFVQNLVYYVERAYRTPDYGMWERGSKYNDGTPEIHASSIGLAKSALEAINGCNLFGEKGASWSVVYVDIDAHNRNRSIFETLLPRESSSKEVDSALLPTISFPAFSTHEDLLYNEAKNNIVSHLKGKYGFKRFIRDGYKTHVEDKKRRYYEKGEIKHFENIECEWPLFYIFMIIDGVFKSLPDQISEYQDLLKQRIYLDQNGDPVIPQYYYVSAENIGAERSAPNAIPRTASTEGGLFLWNQSMFILAQLLTAGLLHINELDPIRRYLPSYNRPRKGGRYSAFQAKFSVGTATDLVVQIVLIAESMRLQAMMATYGIQTQTPHEVEPVQIWSSTQLVKVYENLGVNHKLKLQGRPLRPIGSLGTSKVYRVCGATVLCYPLIFEVSDFYLYRDMELLIDDIKTELQFVGKYWRLSGRPTVCLLIREEHMRDPQFKKMLDLLAMLKKGYCDGVKVRVGRLQNLISSSCVEHLDFMNVLDQPVDTYAQFKQLQHDYIGYQSLTDVPRVLNYHDELKDFLHFKKNTTLEIVETIKQSESLYAKCQLFGILLKREGGDFKVFDHTVAEHLHSIYHQAGCLRHWAAVRYTSSLLSHNVDSISPFITAVLVHGKQLTVGVIGQKETVFDKPMTPAEIQHVVYNTIQPYDVIGAVLQQEIILYCGRLIATNPDLFKGILKIRVGWVLEAIKCYLEIFGDKKKLEDHSPYEVRQLLYKVLSIKEWGAKEKLTPFQKRQLEGCLCRVPTFFYHQVWDVMARTPQGIKVSGTVLPQQPTMSNLAKCELTFSLLVEEMLNCIHRPEYRQLVVELLSIVSTILGRNPELFFSQALDLEQLVNDAAEMYVKDMLQDHGLHSDGVKKLMEVPYIQSTGYLARAVVNSVLKRGQLSDLENDSETCLVS